The following nucleotide sequence is from Halapricum desulfuricans.
GACGCCCCCAGCGGGACCGCGAACACGATCCTCGAGGCGATCCGGGACGCCGGCGACGAGGACTTCCGGAAAGTCTACGGTCGCGAGGGGATCCAGCCCCGCGAGGACGGCGAAATCGGCGTCCACGTCCGCCGTGCCGGGGATATCCGGGGCGAACACGAGGTCATGCTCGCCGGCAACGACGAGGTCCTGACACTCTCTCATCGGGCGGAGGACCGCGGCGTCTTCGCGGCGGGCGCGATCGACGCCGCCGTCTGGCTGGCCGACCAGGACCCCGGCTGGTATGAGTTCGACGATGTGATTGACGGGTAATACGCCGGGTAAGACGCCCGTCAGACGCTGATTCCCCGATTCTGGCCAAGAGTTAAGTAGCGCGGGAAGCTCGGTGAAAGTGATGAGCGACGACCCCGAGGAGGGGATGTTGTCCTGGGACGAGTCGGTGTTCCGCGACGAGCACGTCTTCGAGATCGACTACGTCCCCGAAACCTTTCGCCATCGCGACAGCCAGATGGAGAGTCTGAAGTACGCGCTCCGACCGGCCGTCAGGGGATCGCGGCCGCTGAACGTGATCGCGCGCGGTCCGCCCGGAACCGGCAAGACGACCGCGGTCCAGAAGCTGTTCTCGGAGTTGCGCGCCCAGACGGACGTCAACGTCGCTCGCGTCAACTGTCAGGTCGATTCGACCCGCTATTCGGTGTTCTCGCGGCTGTTCGAGCACGTCTTCGAGTACGAACCGCCGGCGAGCGGCATCTCGTTCAAGAAGTTGTTCGGGCAGATCACCGACAGACTCGTCGAGGACGACGAGGTGCTCGCGGTGGCGCTGGACGACGTGAACTACCTCTTCTACGAGGGCGAGGCCAGCGAGACGCTGTACTCGCTGTTGCGCGCTCACGAGGCCCACAGCGGCGCGAAGATCGGCGTCATCGTCATATCCTCGGACCTGGATCTGGACGTGATCGAGGAACTGGACAGCCGCGTCCAGAGCGTCTTCCGCCCGGAGGAGGTCTATTTCAACAGGTACGGCGAGCGCGAGATCGTCGACATCCTGCGGGAGCGGGTCGATCGCGGATTTCACGAGGACGCCGTCGGTCCGACGGTGCTCGACCGCGTCGCGGCCCTGACCGCAGAGCAGGGCGGCGACCTGCGCGTCGGGATCGACCTCCTGCGGCGGGCGGGCATGCACGCCGAGATGCGCGCCAGCCGGGTTGTCGAACTCGAGGACGTCGAGGCGGCCTACGACAAGTCGAAATACGTCCACCTTTCTCGACATCTCCGGGGGCTATCCGACTCCGAACAGGTGCTGGTCGAGGCGCTCGCTGAGGAGGGCGGTGGCCGGGCGGGCGACATCTACGAGGCGTTTCACGACCGCTCGGAGCTGGGTTACACCCGCTATTCGGAGATTATCAACAAGCTCGACCAGCTCGACATCATCGACGCCGAGTACACCTCTGTCGACGGTCGCGGCCGGTCGCGGGAACTGACGCTGAACTACGACGCCGACGCCGTCCTCGAGCGACTGGAGTGACGCTGTTCTCTAGAGCAGGTCCCGGACTTCCGAGTAGAACATGTCGTGGTCGTCGACGGCGTCGATTTCGCGGGCGATCTTCACCGCGAGGACGTGCCAGCACAACTCGGTCGGGTCCGTCGGATCGAGGTTGTACTCGGCGTCCTTGCAGGTGCAGCCGCCGTCCTCGACGATGTACTCGTCGTCGTGACCGACTACGATCGTGAAGTCGTTGTACTGTTTGACTCGCCCCTCGGAGACGGCCTCGATCGCCCGGACGCCGCGCGACCCGTGGACCGAGATGATACGATCGACTACGTCGGGGTCGAGTTCGCCCGCGTCCGCGAGGGCTGCCTGCCACTGCTCGACGGCGTTCACGTCTCCGGCTATGGACAGCGAGGACAAAACGCTTCGGCACCGGAGCGCAACGGATTTGGGTCCCGGTCGTCGAGAGGTCGGTATGCGCGTCACCGAAGGCAGCGCCGAGCTCGAGGTCCCCGAACAACCCGAGGAGGGGATCGGCGACGGCGTCTTCTACAACCCCGTTCAGGAGCTGAACCGCGATCTGACGGTGGCGGTCCTGCGGGCCGCCCGCG
It contains:
- a CDS encoding ORC1-type DNA replication protein; its protein translation is MSDDPEEGMLSWDESVFRDEHVFEIDYVPETFRHRDSQMESLKYALRPAVRGSRPLNVIARGPPGTGKTTAVQKLFSELRAQTDVNVARVNCQVDSTRYSVFSRLFEHVFEYEPPASGISFKKLFGQITDRLVEDDEVLAVALDDVNYLFYEGEASETLYSLLRAHEAHSGAKIGVIVISSDLDLDVIEELDSRVQSVFRPEEVYFNRYGEREIVDILRERVDRGFHEDAVGPTVLDRVAALTAEQGGDLRVGIDLLRRAGMHAEMRASRVVELEDVEAAYDKSKYVHLSRHLRGLSDSEQVLVEALAEEGGGRAGDIYEAFHDRSELGYTRYSEIINKLDQLDIIDAEYTSVDGRGRSRELTLNYDADAVLERLE